CTGTTCGCCGTTCTTCAGACACCGCGCTTTGAGGTGAATTCGTCCGTCAGGCAAGAATTCCATCACGGTTCGCACCTCGGTAATGCCCCGAGGATGGCCCATGACCTCTTCCGTCGTCATGATCTTGTCCTTCGCCATGACCAGGACTCCACGCGCGAAAAACCCCGCCGTGGTGAAGTAGTACGATTCCAACCGCAGGGTCTTGACGTTCCAGACAATCGTGGTTTCTCCACCATACTCGCCTTGGTTGACCGAATGCACCACCCGGATCGCATGACCGTTGAGGATGCGTTCCCAGCGCACGACATCGACGATCGGCTTTTCGCCGGGTCCGCCCTTGAATTCGCCTCGCCACGTCTTGCCGACCAAACGTTTCAGCGGATCCAGAGGGGGGGCCAAACTTCGTTCCGGCTCAGCCGCAGCCAGATCGCTGAAGCCGCAAAAAAGAATGACCAGCAGAATCGCCGGTCGTGGGGAATAGCCGGCGAAGGCACCTCGAATGAAGAAAAAGTTCATGGCGAATTCCGCGGCACTCAAATGATCAGGTCCAGGCGACGACCACAAGACATCCACCGCATGCCCGGCAGTGTAGCCCCGCCCTGCCCTTTGCCAAGCCACAGTCCCGAGGAGAAAGGCCTGAAGAAGGCCGTCCGCTTTGATCATCCCAGCGAACTGTCGCGGAGAGCTTTTGTGTACCCCAGTCCCAAGTGGTTTTGGGGAAACGCCTCAATCCACGGGTAACACGCAGCAAGGCATGTCTGGACGACGCCTGGAGGTGCGATGGACAGGTTCGCATCATCGACATTCCATCGATCACGCCCACGACGGCGGGCCGTTCTAAATCCGCGCTTCTTTCAGCCGCGCGAACCCCCTTTCGCGACCCCGTCGGAATTCTTACGCGCGGATTTAGGGAAACGAAGGAAACCTTGACAAGATCGTACTCCCTATTTCTGGCCAGGAATCCCCACTCCCCGCCAAACCCATGCCCAACCAGGGCATGGAGTCCATTGGGGGGGCGGCCCAAACCTGCATTTCTTATGAACATGAAACGAAAGATCCTCGTTCTGACCTTGGCTGCTTTGATCGCTGACACCCGTTGCCGCTTGGCTGCAGAAGACGTGGTATCGATTCAAACGGGCTCTCATGTGGTGGGAACGGGCGACAAGGCGTGGCATTACTTGATCCTCGAAGGCGAGGATTACAACAGCAAGCTCGGGGAAAACCTGGCGGCGGGATTTACCCGGGTGGACAACAGCGCCGGGAGAACCAACGCCCTGGGCAACCCCGTGCTCGGCAAAGACACGACGGCTTCCAAGAAAGGCGCGCTCTTTACCCAGACAACCTTTGGCCAGCACACGGACAAGGTGACCTACAAGGTGCAATTTGCGAAGGCCGGGACGTATTACCTCTACATGCGGTTTACGTTGTTCGAGAACGGAGGGAACCCGGCGAATTACTTGAACGAAGACTCGTTCTATGTCCCGCCGGATTTTGGGAAAGATCCCCAGACGGACTGGCCGTTAAGCGACCGTGGAGGTTATACCGAGGGGTGTTGTGACGGCGGCTTCTTGACGATCCGCGAGAAAGGATTGGATCCCGTGACCCGGAACGCGGGAGACGACGCGGGGCGGGCGTATTGGGAGGGCAATTTTCATTGGAACGAACTCTCCTCGAGCCAGTTCTTGAACGCGGAAACCCAGGGTCAACCCCGTCTGCGCTTCCGCTATGAAGTCAAGGCGGACCAGGTGGGCAAGCCTTTGGATTTTACGATCTCTTATCGCGAAGGCGGGGTGACGGTGGATCTCTTCCTGTTCAGCACCAATCCCGATCTCATGAGCCAATTCACTCATGGGGAACTCGATCAGACCCTTTTAGGAGGCGTGGCCGCTCCAAGTCTGGTGGCGGCAAAATCCGGGAACAACGTCCGAATACTATGGCCGGGGTCCACCCAAGGATATGTGCTGGAATCCTCGTCCGCCGTCGCAGGGGCACCTTGGACCGCGGTGACTACCGTTCCTCAAACGTCGGGTGATCAGCAAGTGGTGACTGTGGATGGCTCGAGTGGAGTGAGATTCTACCGGCTCCGGAAGCCTTGAGGAGAAGGAAAGGACCGGGATCGAGATGTTGACTTGAGGCGGAGACCACTGTGAGGCGCCCGAAGAAGCCGTGGGCTCGACGATCAAGAGTATCTCTGACCCTCCGGAGTTCTGACCACGGAAAACCGACTTGTTGAATCGGCACCGGTCCCGTGTATCCCGATGTTGGTGGTAGGGCGGGCCTGTCCCAGCCCGCCGCCCGCTGGATGCAAAACATCATGCTCCGGCGGCGCGCCGGGACGGACGCGCCCTACCTGCATCACCGGCAACATCGGGATGCACCGGCACCGGTCTCCGCTCAATTTTCCACCTTGCCAGGCGAACCGGAGACGCTACTCTCCCGTCCGCCTGGAAGCCGTGAGTGCGGTTTTCAATGAGGCTGAGAAAAGTCGTTCAACCAACAACCTAACCTCAACCCTCCGTTGCCTACGCAACGTTTGGTCCCGTTAGGGCAATGGAGTCTTCAAAGGGACCCTCGTCCCCCCAAAGCCTCCCGTCGTTACCGTTCATCATCATTCCGTTATGCTGACCATGGAAGAAGCCTTGCGGCAGAGCAATATGCGCTTTGCCGCCGGCGAAATCGTCAAAGGCACCGTCATCGAACTTCGTCCCAAAGAAGTTCTGGTGGACATCGGTTACAAGAGCGAAGGATCCATCCCCGGTTCCGAATTCGCGGACATCAAGACCGTCAAGCTTGGAGACCAAGTGGATGTCCTGATCGAGAAACTTGAGGACAAGGAAGGCATGGTCGTCCTGTCCAAGGAAAAGGCGGAATTCAAACAGAACTGGGAGAAAATCCTCACCATTTGCAATGAAGGCGGCACCATCAACGGCAAGGTCAAGGCGGTGGTCAAAGGAGGCTTGATCGTCAATATCGGGGTCGAGGCTTTCCTGCCCGCTTCCCAAATCGACATCGTTCCGCCCCGCAATCTGAACGGCTTCGTCGGCAACACCTACGCTTTCAAGGTCGTCAAGATCAACCAAGAGCGGCAAAATATCGTCCTCTCCCGCCGGGAACTCATTGAGCAGGAACGCAACGAACGACGTCTCAAGCTTCTCTCGGAGATGACCCCGGGCGATATTCGCAAGGGCACCGTCAAGAACATCACCGACTTCGGCGCTTTCATTGACCTCAACGGTCTTGACGGCCTTCTTCACATCACCGACATGTCCTGGGGCCGGATCGGCCACCCCTCGGAAATGCTCAAGGTCGGGCAGGAAATCGACGTCGTCGTGCTCGATATCAACCGGGAGAAGGAACGCGTCAGCCTCGGTCTCAAGCAAAAGTTGGCCAACCCCTGGGACAGCATCGAGTCCAAGTATCCCATCGGAACCCGCGTCAAAGGCAAGATCGTCAACCTGGTTCCCTACGGCGCATTCGTCGAACTCGAACCGGGTGTCGAAGGACTCGTCCACGTCACCGAACTCTCCTGGACCAAGCGCATCGCCAAGCCTTCGGACGTGCTCAAGCAGGAACAAGAGGTCGAAGCGGTGGTGCTCGGCATCAACCGGGATGAGCAAAAGATCTCCCTCGGCATCCGCCAACTGGAGACCAATCCTTGGGACAAAGCCCTCGAAAAATATCCCCACAACACCAAGGTCAAAGGCAAGGTCCGCAACCTCACCAGTTACGGCGCCTTCATCGAACTCGAAGAAGGCCTCGACGGCATGGTTCATGTGTCCGACATTTCCTGGACCCGCAAGATCAACCATCCCTCGGAAGTGCTGAAGAAGGGCGACGAGGTCGAGGTGATGGTGCTCGAAATCGACAAGGCGAACCAGCGCATTTCAGTCGGCATCAAACAGCTCAGCGAAGATCCCTGGAAGAACATCGACCAGTTCTACAAAGTGGGCGATCTGGTCTCGGGCAAGGTCACCAAACTCGCCAGTTTCGGCGCGTTCGTCGGCCTCCAGCACGACATCGATGGCTTGGTTCACATCTCCCAGGTCAGCGAGGAGCGCGTGGACAAAATCAAGAACGTGCTCAAGGTCGGCCAGGATGTGAATGCCCGCGTCATCAAGATCGACAAAGGCGACCGCCGCATCGGCCTGTCCATCAAAGCGGCGAACTACTCGCCCGAGCAACTCAAAGCCGAGCAAGCCATGTTGGATTCCCTCAAGCCGGGTGAAGACCTCGTGGCCCTGCAACACGCCTTCGACGCGGCGGACGATGCCCGCGAAAAGGACGTCAAGGGCCCCGAGTAGTCTCACTCGACCACGCCACTTCCTTCCACAAGGCGGACTCTCCGGAGTCCGCCTTTTTCGTGCCCGATTCAACCTCCCGACTAACTTGATGCTTAAGTGACTCACCATTCCGCACCCCGGCCCGGCGGAGTTCTTTTGCTGGAAACGGCAATGGATCAGCATCGACATCCAAGGCCCTGCGTGCGTCTCCCACCTTCGACACCGCTTGTTCAACCACTCACTCATCCCTCCACGTGACAAACGCGGATCCGTCCCGTTAAGGTGGACGCCAGCCGCCATTCCAGTCTTGAGCCTGCACCATGCCTTTGTTTCGAACCTCCCTTCAAACCGCCTGCCTCCTCATTCACCCGGTGCGCCAGTCGTCCGCGTTCCTGTCCATGGGCCGGGTCATGACCACGGGGCTCCCGGGGTCCACCCATCGACCTCCGAAACGCTTTTCCCTCGGAACCTTGCTCGTGGCTCTCGCCTTGCTGGCGGCGTGCGTGGCGCAAGCTCAAGCCCCCCGAGCCCAGCGGGAGCGGTTTCGCAAGAGCCCCCAGCCCAACATCATTCTCATCGTGGCGGACGATTTGGGCTACGGTGATCTCGGCTGCTACGGCCAAACCCGAATCAAGACCCCCAACCTCGATCGCCTCGCGGCGGAAGGCATGCGCTTCACCCAGTTTTACGCGGGGGCCGCGGATTCCACCCCCTCCCGAGCCGCGCTCATGACCGGACTGCACACGGGCCACGGACGCATTCGCGGCAACAAGCCCATCGCGCTCGCGCAGGAGGACACCACCCTCGCCGAAGTCCTGCGCGCGGTGGGATACAAGACCTGCGCTCTGGGCAAGTGGGGCCTGGGATCCGCCGGTTCGACCGGCATGCCCACGAAACAGGGATTCATCGATTGGTTCGGATACCTCGATGACGTTCACTCGCAAAACTACTACCCCACGTCACTCTGGCGCAATGAACGCACCTTCACCTTGCGAGGCAACCTTTATGGAAAACGCACGGAATACTCCCACGATTGGTTCACGAAGGCTTCGTTGAATTACATCCGCCAACAGGAAATCGAATCTTTCTTTCTCTACATCGCCTACACGCTGCCGCAGGCCAACCAGGAACGCCAGAAGGCCGTTCGAGACGGCCTGGAAGTTCCCAACGACCATCCTTACACCAAGGAACCTTGGCCCCAAGCGGAGAAGAACAAGGCCGCGATGATCACCCGACTCGATCAGGATGTCGGACGCATCCTGAACGCCGTTCGCACCACGCGACTCGACGAACATACCCTGATCTTGTTCACCAGCGACAACGGACCGCACGAGGACGGCGGCAACAAGACGGCTTTCTTTCGCAGCGCAGGTCCGCTGCGCGGGATCAAGCGCGACCTTTACGAGGGCGGCATCCGCGTACCCATGATCGCGCGCTGGACAGGCAAGATCCCCGAGGGGATCGTCAGCGATCAAGTCTGGGCCATGTGGGATTTGCTGCCGACTTTGGCTGACATTGCCGGGGCCAAGCCGCCGGAGAAACTCGACGGCCTCTCCATGGTCCCCGCCCTGCTCGGAAAAGAACAGAGCGAGCAACACGAATTCCTCTACTGGGAATCCCACGAACCTGGCTTCCAGCAGGCCATCCGCTTCAAAGAATGGAAGGGCATGCGAACCGCGCCGGGCAAGGACCTTGAGCTCTACCATCTCGTTCGGGATCCGGGCGAAACAAACAACGTGGCCGCCAGTCAACAGGAGATCACCATGAAGCTGTCGGATCTGCTCAAATCAGCCCGCCGGGAATCCCCCGATTGGCCGCTAACTTCGACCAGCCCTTCGCCGAAATGAGCTTCGCGATTTAGGAAGCGTGCAACAATGACTTCAGATTTTCAACGGGCTGCGACAGGTCGAAGGACGACACCGCCGCGCTCCGGGGCAAAATGAGAACGACTGCGAAAGAGATAGAACAAAATACTTAGGGGCAGACATGTCGAGCACCTCAGGAATCCCAACGGGATTCCGCCCCGAAGCCCAAGGTTGCGAGGAACGAGCGACCTTGGGTCACAGTTCGCAAATACAAACCAATCCCAACGGGGTTGTGACGAAACCCCATTTCCGTTTGGCGGAACCGCTTCTGCTGTGACGTGGATGGACCCTATGAACGGCGTGCCTCAAAGCACGAGGATCGATCGTCCGCGCCTTGCCAGGGAAGGATTGGAGTTTCGGCTCGGATTCGCTTAGAAGTTGATCGTGGTTTGCACGTAGAACCAATCGGCGTCTTTCGCTCCCCCCGAGGCGGCCTTCGACTGGTTGATGTAACCCTCCGCAAAAAAGTGTCCATATCCACCTCGGAGGGTAAACCACTTGTTGGGCGTATACGTGGCGTCCAAATCCAACTCCGTGCCCAAGAACTTGTCGTAACTGGAATTCCTGCCGTAGCCGCTCCCCAATCGCCCTGCGCCTTGCTGTGGATAAAACAGATCGCGATCGTCCACGAGGCAAAACGCGTGGTAATCCAAACTCACCAGCAGGGTCTTTTCCGGCCTGAACGAGAAGCCCACCTTGGGATTGTGAACGTTGCGCCAGCCGATCAAATCCATGTATCCGTAATGCTTGTGATTGGTCGCAAACAAGTTGTCCAAGGTGCGATTCTTTCCGTCCGTGGGATCGGCATCCCCGGAAGCGTAGTTGTACTCGAAGTGCACGCGTGGCTTGGTCTGCTCCCGGGCCCAGGTATATCCCACATTGACACTTCCCGCGCACGCTTCGTGATCAACCCTCGTGCCCCCAACGTTAATGCTCCCCAGTTGATAAACGAATTCCGCGGTGTAATCCCATGCCCCCAACTTTCCTGGCAAAGATTTAAACCGAGTCCCGAAGGAATAGATGTCACGTGCGCTGCCAGCGCTGCTGTTTTGCGGCATGCCCGGCGCCGTCCCGCGCACACCCGCCGCCGCCGTTCCCGCGGACGCGTTCCGTGAAAGGACGTAGATCTCCGTCGCTTGAATGGGAATGATTTTCGAGCAGGAACCGTAAATTCCACTAAACCAATCGTAGTCGTCCGCGACATTGAACTGGTGGTTGTCCACGAGCACTTGACGCCCGCCGAACACGTCGAACCACTGGGCCTCGGACTCGTAACGCAGCTTCGCCGCATCAAACACCCTTCCCACATTGATCCAGTCCCCGGCACCGATCAAACGCTCGTCCCCGTAGCTCATTTCCTGGCGCCCGATTTTGGCCGCGACCGGAAACTTTTCGAAATCCCCCAGGCGAACGTAGGCCTGGTGCAAGTCAAACTGATCCGCCCCCGGATTGACCGGCGACGCCTCCCCGCTGCTCGAACTATCCCGGCCCTCCAGATACACACTCAGCCAGGACACCGGGGTGTAGCCGATATGAAGCTTCTCGCGGAGGAGGAAGAAGTCGTCGTCGTTGTCCACGCCGGCGCCTTGAAAATCCAAACTCGGAAGCGCGGGTCCTGCGTTGTTGAAATTTTCGTATCGAAACCGGAACTGCCCCCCAATGTCCCAGGCCTTGAAGGACGCGTTTTCGCCTCGCAGCCACTCGTTGAAAACGCTTGGGGAAGTTTGCGCAGGCCCACGCTGAGGGGGCGCCGCCGCCTGAACCACCGAAGCCGCCGCCACCGCCATCCAACTGCCGACCATCCAAGGATTCGTTTTCATAGTTTGATTCGTTCCATCCGCAAGCGAAGAATTAGCGAGCCAGTTCTACTCCCAAAATGCAGACGTCGTCCTGAAAAACCGACGAAACGCCAAAATTTCTGACGGAATTGACAACTTGTGGCAAGAGCTCCTGCAAAGGGAGCAGCCTCAACTCCCCGACGATACGGGCAAGATCCTCGTGCTCGAACATCACCCCATTGGGACCTTCCACCTCGAACAAACCGTCTGTGAAAAGCAGCAAGCGGTCCCCCGGAAAGATCGATTGTTGCTGCGTCAAATAGACTGACCCCTCAAAAAGCCCCAATGCGCCCGGACCCTTTTGATCCGGTGAGCCTACTTTCTGCACGGTGGCTCCCGTCCCCGGCACATACAGTGGCTTTGGGTGCGCCGCAGAAGACCAGCGCATCTCCTGGCGCTTCAAGTCGAGCACCGCCATGAAAGCCGTGGTGAACAGGATGCTTCCGGTGGGTTGCAGAATGCCCCGCAGGTCCCGGTTGAGGTGCGTGAGAACCCCTCCCGGATCTCCCGCCTCTCCCTTCAATTCCTCCACCAACGCCCGGATCATGGCCGTCACCAAAGAAGACCGAACCCCATGACCCATCACATCGCAAATAAAGATCGCGACTTGAGTGTCTGAGATGGGCAGCACATTGAAAAAATCACCCCCTAGCGTTCCCGAAGGGAGATAACAATGGGCAAAACGAAAACGCGAAGCCGAGGGCTCCACACCGCGAGGAAATACGGGATACTGCGACGGCATCATGGCCTGCTGGATCTCCATGGCCATCCTCAGATCCTGCTCCAACTGATCGTTCTTCGCTCGCAGTTCCTCCCGGCTCGCCGCCAGTTCCCGCACGGCCAGACGCTCCCGCTCCTCCGCGAGCTTCTTTTCCGTAATATCCCAAAAAATGCCCTGCAACCCGATGATGCGGCCTTGCGCGTTATAGAGCGGCGTCTTGACCACCTGCACATACAGCTTACCGCCCTCCGGAGGCTGATGCTCCTCGATGACTTCCAAAGATTTGCCCGTCTCCAAAATAATCCGATCGTCGCGCTGGTACTTTTCCGCGAGCTCGGGAGGGAAAAAATCGAAATCCGTCCGCCCCAAAATCTCCTCCAAGGGTTTGCCCAGAGTGAGACAAAAACGCTGGTTGGCAAACGTGAAACGCTCGGATAAATCCTTGCGGAAGATGTTCTGCGGCAGCGTCTCCACCAGCGAGTGATACAGGGTTTCCGAATTGCGCAGCTTTTCTTCGGCGTGCTTCCTCGTCGTGATGTCCTCCACCGTCCCCTCGTAGTAAAGCACTTGCCCGTTCCGTCCACGAATGGCCCGCACGTTCTCCGAAATCCAGATCACACTCCCATCCTTGCGATAGATCTGGGATTCAAAACCATTCACCACGTCGCTCTGCTCCATGAGCCTGACGAAATCGCCCCGGCGCTGGGGATCCACATACAAACGCGAAGCGATGTCCGTGATGTGCGCCATCAAGTCCTCAGGCGATTCGTACCCGTAAATGCGCGCCAAGGCCGGATTGGCCGACAAAAAATGCCCGTCCGACGTGGTCTGAAAAATGCCCTCCACAATGTTGTCCCAAATGCGGTGGTACTTTTCCTCCGACCGGATCAACGCCAGTTCCGAGTGCTTTCGTCCGATCGAGTACTGAATCGATCGGGAGAGCAGGGCCGAGTCCAGTTGCTCCTTCGACAAGCAATCCTGCGCGCCGCCACCCAACAAGCCGATGGCACCTTCCAATTGAGCCGCCGACCCCAACACGATGATGGGGATCTGGGCCGCCAAATCATCCAACCGCCGAATGCCCGACAATCCATTCAGACCAGGATGATCCAAATCGGCCAGCAACACGTGCCAGCCGGGCGAGGCCAGACGTGCCTCGGCTTCCTCCATGTTCGCAGCCACCGCGACGGCGTACTTCGGCTTCACCCGCTCGTGCAGCCATTCGCTCACCCGGCGCGACAACCCTTCCTCGCCTTGAAGCATCAACACACGGATGCCGTCGCCCAGCAGCACCTCGAGATTCGAATCGTGATTGGACATGACCTTTCCCGCATTTCACTTCGGAATTTCCAATTTTCAATTCCCAATTCTACATTTCGGACATGAACGACTCCGGACCGACGACTCCCCCGAAGGCTGCTTCTCGCCGGGGCACGGACTCGCGGGTCGCCAATCGATTCTCCCCTCTTCATCTCGAACCGGATCCCGAAGCCGAATCCCCGCCTGACGCCCCAGCCACTCAGTTTCTGCCAGACCACTCGGCCACGGTCATCAGCCGCAACGACAGCCCCGACCTCGGTTTCGAGGTCAGCTTGAATCCCTATCGCGGCTGCGAGCATGGATGCGCCTACTGTTACGCGCGGCCCACCCATGAGTATCTGGGCTTTTCCGCCGGACTCGATTTCGAGTCGAAAATCATGTTCAAGCCGCGCGCTCCGGAGTTGCTGGCTCGCGAACTGTGCGCGCCAGGCTGGCAGCCCAAGTGGATGGCGTTGAGCGGGGTCACCGACCCTTACCAACCGGTGGAGAGCCGGATGACCATCACTCGCCGCTGTTTGGAAGTGCTGGCGGAATTCCGGCAACCCGTCACCATTGTGACCAA
The genomic region above belongs to Verrucomicrobiota bacterium and contains:
- the rpsA gene encoding 30S ribosomal protein S1 — protein: MLTMEEALRQSNMRFAAGEIVKGTVIELRPKEVLVDIGYKSEGSIPGSEFADIKTVKLGDQVDVLIEKLEDKEGMVVLSKEKAEFKQNWEKILTICNEGGTINGKVKAVVKGGLIVNIGVEAFLPASQIDIVPPRNLNGFVGNTYAFKVVKINQERQNIVLSRRELIEQERNERRLKLLSEMTPGDIRKGTVKNITDFGAFIDLNGLDGLLHITDMSWGRIGHPSEMLKVGQEIDVVVLDINREKERVSLGLKQKLANPWDSIESKYPIGTRVKGKIVNLVPYGAFVELEPGVEGLVHVTELSWTKRIAKPSDVLKQEQEVEAVVLGINRDEQKISLGIRQLETNPWDKALEKYPHNTKVKGKVRNLTSYGAFIELEEGLDGMVHVSDISWTRKINHPSEVLKKGDEVEVMVLEIDKANQRISVGIKQLSEDPWKNIDQFYKVGDLVSGKVTKLASFGAFVGLQHDIDGLVHISQVSEERVDKIKNVLKVGQDVNARVIKIDKGDRRIGLSIKAANYSPEQLKAEQAMLDSLKPGEDLVALQHAFDAADDAREKDVKGPE
- a CDS encoding arylsulfatase, translated to MPLFRTSLQTACLLIHPVRQSSAFLSMGRVMTTGLPGSTHRPPKRFSLGTLLVALALLAACVAQAQAPRAQRERFRKSPQPNIILIVADDLGYGDLGCYGQTRIKTPNLDRLAAEGMRFTQFYAGAADSTPSRAALMTGLHTGHGRIRGNKPIALAQEDTTLAEVLRAVGYKTCALGKWGLGSAGSTGMPTKQGFIDWFGYLDDVHSQNYYPTSLWRNERTFTLRGNLYGKRTEYSHDWFTKASLNYIRQQEIESFFLYIAYTLPQANQERQKAVRDGLEVPNDHPYTKEPWPQAEKNKAAMITRLDQDVGRILNAVRTTRLDEHTLILFTSDNGPHEDGGNKTAFFRSAGPLRGIKRDLYEGGIRVPMIARWTGKIPEGIVSDQVWAMWDLLPTLADIAGAKPPEKLDGLSMVPALLGKEQSEQHEFLYWESHEPGFQQAIRFKEWKGMRTAPGKDLELYHLVRDPGETNNVAASQQEITMKLSDLLKSARRESPDWPLTSTSPSPK
- a CDS encoding PAS domain S-box protein, coding for MSNHDSNLEVLLGDGIRVLMLQGEEGLSRRVSEWLHERVKPKYAVAVAANMEEAEARLASPGWHVLLADLDHPGLNGLSGIRRLDDLAAQIPIIVLGSAAQLEGAIGLLGGGAQDCLSKEQLDSALLSRSIQYSIGRKHSELALIRSEEKYHRIWDNIVEGIFQTTSDGHFLSANPALARIYGYESPEDLMAHITDIASRLYVDPQRRGDFVRLMEQSDVVNGFESQIYRKDGSVIWISENVRAIRGRNGQVLYYEGTVEDITTRKHAEEKLRNSETLYHSLVETLPQNIFRKDLSERFTFANQRFCLTLGKPLEEILGRTDFDFFPPELAEKYQRDDRIILETGKSLEVIEEHQPPEGGKLYVQVVKTPLYNAQGRIIGLQGIFWDITEKKLAEERERLAVRELAASREELRAKNDQLEQDLRMAMEIQQAMMPSQYPVFPRGVEPSASRFRFAHCYLPSGTLGGDFFNVLPISDTQVAIFICDVMGHGVRSSLVTAMIRALVEELKGEAGDPGGVLTHLNRDLRGILQPTGSILFTTAFMAVLDLKRQEMRWSSAAHPKPLYVPGTGATVQKVGSPDQKGPGALGLFEGSVYLTQQQSIFPGDRLLLFTDGLFEVEGPNGVMFEHEDLARIVGELRLLPLQELLPQVVNSVRNFGVSSVFQDDVCILGVELAR